In Lolium perenne isolate Kyuss_39 chromosome 5, Kyuss_2.0, whole genome shotgun sequence, the sequence ACACCTTTGTTCGCTGACGTGATCAGAAGAGATGTTCAGATTCGTGACCGTTCCATGCACAAACGTCTCAAACATGATCTGGTAGAACATATTTGGGAAAAGTTTGGCCAAGACCCAAATAATAACTTGTGATTTAGTAATTTTCTGTTTAGTGAACAACATTGTCTGTGTAATTCTCTGATTTGTATGCTTTTGTACTTCTCTGTTTGAGTGAATCAACTATATGTAATTGAAGTACTTGTAACTTATGAGTATTTGTAATTTCTGAATTTATTAAGCATTACTTCTCTGTTTCAGTTTGAATGGATTACCGTCCTCCTAATggtttcatgagcttccttcaagGCCAAAGTCATCCCAGTTTCACCTATCCAACCAACCAACAGCTTGGTTTCCAATATCCAATGTTCCCTATgctgccgccaccaccaccagctAATCCCTTCTCACCACCATCAGATCCCAGTAGCCCAACTCCACCACCTGCTCCACCATCTGCTCCACCATCTGGCAAGCGAAAGCGAGTCACAATTGATATAGAAGCTATTGAGGAAGATAAACAAAGGCTATATTATACTAAGGATGAGGATGTCAGACTGGTAAACTCTCCTTTTGCTATCTATTGCTATATGATCTGAGCAAGTATGAGGTGTCACTTGGTTATCTAATGTAGCATTGTGTTGGTTTTGTTCTTTGTGCAGGTGAGTGCTTGGTTGAACAACTCTGTCAATCCTATTGAGGGTAATGCAAAGAAAAGAGAGTACTACTGGAAGGAGGTTGCAGATGCATACAACAGTACAACTGAGAGTGACCGGAAAAGGGACATTAAAAACCTCAAGAATCATTGGTATAAAACAACCCCAAAGGTAACATCATTCAATGGCTGCTACAACCAGATCAGCGACACCTATGCAAGTGGTCGTTGTGATAAACAACTATTGCAACAAGCTCTAGACCTGTACCACAGCCGCCATGGACACCAATTCATGTATGTGCACTGGTGGGAAGCTGTTAGAGATAGCCAAAAGTGGAAGATTCACGTCTACACTGAAGGAGACGGAACAAAGAGGTCACAAGCAGCACCAACTGAGAAAACTCCACGTCCTACTGGTTGCAAGGCTGCAAAGAAAGCAAGAGGAAAGGATAAGGAAGCCCCTGCCGAGATAAATGGAATGAAAGAACAAATTGGGGCTTTTCTACAAGCTCAAGCTGAGACAAAGGTGCAAACTGAAGAGATGATGGAACTGCAGAGTCGGCTATCTGCTCAGAAGCTAGAAGCTAATCGACTTGCATATGAGGCGGCAAAGGAGAGAACGGTCGCTAAGCTAGCGGAGGAAAGGACCAAGTTGTTTGACAAGTTCACCGAGATGTTGAATGCCGACACTACAAGAATGGAGCCATGGGCAAAAGAGATGCATGTGAGGGCTGTCACAAGGTTAGGAGACCAGCTTTTCAAGGAGGAATAGGAGGTATATATGCTACAGCTTGTTCCTATTTTAAAAAATGCTCTAGTCATACAAATTGTTCTGTTTGTAAAATGCTCTAGCAAAGCTTTGTGCTATTGCAAACTATATACATCAGCCTTTTCATCATTGATAATTGGTTCAGACCTAGGTTCCTGGTTATATTTCAGAAATTAGTCATTGTTGTCACCTGACACTTGACCATGTGTTCCTGGTTATATTTCAGAAATTAGAAGTCAAGACTCAAGAGTGAGAAAGATATGGCAGGGAAGTCACCAGGAAACCCCAAAGATATGAGACATTTTTTTGTGATTCAAGTGAGAAGGACATGGCAAGAAGTCAGTCTAAATTTTGAGAATGGTGAACAATAGCATGTAGCATGTGATAAGTTGTGGTTTCTCAAGTACTTAACATATGTGACATGATTTTGGTGGTTTGTACTCAGAATTGTGCTACCATCTCTAGACTCTGTTTTGCATAATCTGGAGTGTGTTTGGATCAAATTTGAGACTAAGTTTGGTATTTTGCTAATTTCCTGAGTGAGTTCATTTGAAATAAATGGTTGTATTGTTTGAAATGAGTATTTGCAGTGTGTCTGAAAAGTTGGTCAGTACAAAAAGTTGGAGAATGACCTCACATGTAGTAGGTTCCATTGGAGACATATGCTTAACACTAGTAGCTTCATTCTATTTTGTATACGTGGATGGCTGGGGCGACCACAACATACTGcccccattgtacatgcccttactaAATCTGCCATGTCAATAAAATATCTCATAGCCCCAGTTTGCAATTTCGCTTTTCTTAGCGAAAATATCGATCAATGTTATAGGGCTCACATCTGCGTCTAATAAAGCGCTAGGACGTTGATTCGAGCCCAATAAAATCGCCAGTAACTCCGTGACGGGTCCATCGCGAAGGGTGTAAATCGGGGTCGCCAGCAGCCTCATTCACGTAGCAAAACACCTGCGGGGCTTCTGCCAACCACACACTCATGTTTCCCCATCTCTCAGCCTCGTCCGATCCGCCTCCAAACCCTTGTGGATCATCATCGCCCTCGTCACCACCGCCTCACTCGTGCTCGCAGACCATAATCTCTAGATTTGGCTTGCTTTCTTTAGCATGGCAGGAACCCACAATGATATCAACATGATACAAGGACAAACTCTTGCCGTGAACTTTAAGGTCAACGACCACACATACAACAAAGAGTAATATCTAGCCAATGGTATCTATCCAACATATGCTACCTTTGTGAAGACAATCCATGCTCAATCTTTGGAGATGGACTCTTATTTTGTGACATGCTAGGAAGAAGCTCGCAAAGATGTTGAGCAGGGTTTTAGTGAGCTCTCCAGCAGCGTTTCATCATTCTCATGTACCCTGCTCTCATTTGGTTGAAGTCTCAGATGAGGGAGTTGATGaacgcttgtgtgatcatgcacaagatgatgatcaaccatttgattatcaaggACCTCTTGCTGAAGTTGAGCATGTAACCCAAGAGTTCACGGctttcctacatatgcatgaaaaaATCCAAGATGCAGATGTACATATGCTTAACTTCAGGTGGTCTCGATGTGCATTTTTGGGCGAGGAGAGGAGCCACCAACACATGATTTAAAATTTAAataattgtatgaataatttcatTTGTATTTTTGTTAAACTATGTTAAATTATTGTATGAATAAATCTATGTGTTAGAAAACTATTTGAACTATTGTTTGAAAATATTGTATAGATGGTGCATATAGGTAAAAAAATGGTGGACACCGGTATAGGGGACGCCGGTGTGGGACAGTTGTCCCTATAGTTCGGGAGGACGTGCCAGCGTCCCCCATACAGTCGAGCCGACGCACCTACTGGTGCCTAATTGGGGGCcgccggtgaagatgctctaagtGCGTGAGCAATGGAAGCGTATGTTTGTATCGCCTCACTACAACCACCTAGAATTTCGTCCCTTGGCCCTACCGGGCGGTCGCTCCGCTTTGGCCCAAGCCTCTGGAGACGGGTCTCGCTCCCCTTGCCAGAAGTTAGTCTTCTTATGAATTTATATCATAATATAACATGCATTAACTATTTATAGATTGAACGAGCGGTGGTAACAAAATACTTCCTTCATGTCAAAATAATTGGCCCAGAGATACGCCAAATAATTTGGGCGGGAGGAATTCTGTGACACCAGAAGTGTCTCAAATTGTAGTTTTAGTAGTTGTATTTCGCAGAGAACAGATTTAATAGCATGGACACATGAAGAACTTTTTGCAACCTCAAGAAAATTGAATTCAAACGTTTAGAAAATGATCTAGAAAAATACTAGGTTGTAGA encodes:
- the LOC127302502 gene encoding uncharacterized protein, with the translated sequence MDYRPPNGFMSFLQGQSHPSFTYPTNQQLGFQYPMFPMLPPPPPANPFSPPSDPSSPTPPPAPPSAPPSGKRKRVTIDIEAIEEDKQRLYYTKDEDVRLVSAWLNNSVNPIEGNAKKREYYWKEVADAYNSTTESDRKRDIKNLKNHWYKTTPKVTSFNGCYNQISDTYASGRCDKQLLQQALDLYHSRHGHQFMYVHWWEAVRDSQKWKIHVYTEGDGTKRSQAAPTEKTPRPTGCKAAKKARGKDKEAPAEINGMKEQIGAFLQAQAETKVQTEEMMELQSRLSAQKLEANRLAYEAAKERTVAKLAEERTKLFDKFTEMLNADTTRMEPWAKEMHVRAVTRLGDQLFKEE